The following coding sequences are from one Clarias gariepinus isolate MV-2021 ecotype Netherlands chromosome 19, CGAR_prim_01v2, whole genome shotgun sequence window:
- the slc13a5a gene encoding solute carrier family 13 member 5a: MLVPLFKSIWGARNGLVLFCTPVLLLPLPLLIGTKEASCAYVIALMAVYWCTEVLPLAVTALLPAVLFPLFGIMVSKDVCMQYLKDTNMLFLGGLMVAVAIEDWSLHKRIALRVLLIVGVRPALLMLGFMGVTAFLSMWISNTATTAMMVPIVQAVLEQLNNTAGEEEAGAPQEHEEKLPEIKVDGQVLVNGLSFSTENPAEPCREPNEMLRMCKGMMLCVCYAASIGGTATLTGTGPNLVLSGQMNQLFPNNPDVVNFASWFGFAFPNMIIMLLAAWLWLQLVFLGFNLKKAWGCGAVKTEKEVAAYNVIREEHRSLGPMSFGEISVLTLFCLLVVLWFTRDPGFVDGWATHLFNNEKEYVTDATVALFIAALHFVLPAKPPCLFYWRTQSLDTVPQANSEPRKTLLSWQVVQKKMPWSIILLLGGGFALAKGSEESNLSRWLGEQLSPLQSIPPWAIGIIVCLMIATFTECTSNVATATLFLPILASMSQSIGINPLYVMIPCTLSASFAFMLPVATPPNAIVFSFGYLKVSDMAKTGIVMNIIGILSITLAINSWGKPLFKLDSFPSWANSTGV, translated from the exons ATGCTCGTGCCGCTGTTCAAGTCGATCTGGGGAGCGAGGAATGGGCTCGTGCTGTTCTGCACCCCGGTGCTGCTCCTGCCCCTGCCCCTGCTGATCGGGACCAAG GAAGCCAGTTGTGCCTACGTTATCGCGCTGATGGCTGTGTACTGGTGTACAGAGGTGCTGCCTTTGGCCGTTACTGCTCTCTTACCTGCTGTCCTTTTCCCTCTGTTTGGCATCATGGTGTCAAAagat GTTTGCATGCAGTACCTAAAGGATACAAACATGCTGTTCTTGGGCGGCCTGATGGTCGCCGTCGCTATAGAGGATTGGAGTTTGCACAAGCGCATTGCACTGCGAGTTCTGCTCATCGTTGGGGTGCGGCCTGCCCT GCTCATGTTAGGTTTTATGGGCGTCACAGCATTCCTGTCCATGTGGATCAGTAACACTGCTACCACAGCCATGATGGTGCCCATAGTGCAGGCAGTACTGGAGCAACTCAACAACACAGCGGGCGAAGAGGAAGCTGGAGCTCCTCAAGAACATGAGGAGAAACTGCCCGAGATAAAAGTTGATGGCCAGG TGCTGGTGAACGGCCTGAGCTTTTCCACGGAGAATCCAGCAGAACCATGTAGGGAACCCAATGAGATGCTGAGAATGTGTAAAGGCATGATGCTGTGTGTATGTTACGCTGCTAGCATTGGCGGAACCGCCACACTGACCGGCACCGGACCCAATCTGGTCCTCTCAGGCCAAATGAACCA GCTCTTCCCAAACAACCCAGATGTTGTGAACTTTGCCTCCTGGTTTGGGTTTGCCTTCCCTAACATGATTATTATGCTCTTGGCAGCCTGGCTCTGGTTGCAGCTTGTGTTCCTGGGCTTCAA TCTTAAAAAAGCATGGGGCTGTGGCGCAGTGAAGACGGAGAAAGAGGTTGCTGCGTATAATGTGATCCGCGAGGAGCATCGGAGCCTCGGACCCATGTCTTTCGGGGAAATAAGCGTTTTAACACTCTTCTGCCTCTTGGTGGTTCTGTGGTTCACACGTGACCCGGGCTTTGTGGACGGCTGGGCAACACACCTTTTCAACAATGAAAAAGA GTATGTGACAGACGCCACAGTTGCACTGTTTATAGCTGCCCTTCATTTTGTGCTTCCTGCTAAGCCACCCTGTCTGTTCTACTGGAGGACACAGAGCCTCGACACAG TGCCGCAGGCCAACAGTGAACCCCGAAAAACGCTGCTGTCCTGGCAGGTGGTTCAGAAGAAGATGCCATGGAGCATAATACTGCTCCTCGGAGGAGGTTTTGCCCTGGCTAAGGGTAGTGAg GAATCAAATTTATCTCGATGGCTTGGGGAACAGTTGAGTCCCCTCCAGTCCATTCCTCCATGGGCTATTGGTATTATCGTGTGTCTGATGATAGCCACCTTCACAGAATGCACCAGCAATGTGGCCACGGCCACCCTGTTTCTGCCCATCCTCGCCTCTATG TCCCAGTCGATAGGCATAAACCCGCTGTACGTCATGATTCCCTGCACCCTCAGTGCCTCCTTCGCCTTCATGCTTCCAGTAGCAACTCCTCCGAACGCCATCGTTTTCTCTTTCGGTTATCTGAAAGTGTCAGACATG GCCAAAACCGGGATTGTCATGAACATCATTGGGATCCTGTCCATCACTCTGGCAATCAACAGCTGGGGAAAACCGCTGTTCAAATTAGACTCGTTTCCCAGTTGGGCAAACAGCACAGGGGTGTGA